The following DNA comes from Chryseobacterium viscerum.
TCCTACCCCCATTTTCCAATCGTACCCTAACGGAGCGATAACTGGTTCTATTCCTTTACCCATTTTGGCAAGGTAAGAATGATCAAGGTGAACATCTGTTGCTACAAATTCATCTGTTTTCTGGCTTGGGCCGAAATAGCTTAAGAACCAGATAATGACACTTACAATGAAAATTATTTTTCCGGCTCCTGTAATAAAGTCCCATACTTTTCCTAAAACCATTTTAAAGTCGTAGCCGAAAAGTGGTTTTTTATAGGCCGGAAGGTCCATTACCAGATATGTTTTTCCTTTACTTTTAATAAATCTTTTAAGGATTGCTGCAGAGAATAAAGCGACTAAGAAGCCCAGGAGATACATTCCCATCAAAACCAGGGCTTTATATTTGATTCCTAAAAATGTTCCTTCTGAGATGATCAATCCGATAATGATACTGTAAACCGGGAGTCTCGCAGAACAGGTCATAAATGGTGTTACCAATATGGTCAGCAATCTTTCTTTTACATTTTCAATGTTTCTTGTGGAAATTACCGCAGGAATAGCACAGGCAGTTCCCGATACCAGCGGAACAATACTTTTCCCATTTAGCCCGAACGGACGAAGTAATCTGTCCATCAGAAATACAACTCTGGCCATATATCCTGAATCTTCCAGCAGATAAAGGAAATACAACAGAATTCCGATCTGTGGTGCAAAAACGACAATTCCTCCGATTCCGGGAACGATTCCGTTTGAAATCAGTGAATTAATTGGTCCTTCAGGAAGGTGTTCACTTGTAAACGCTGCCAGCCAGGAGAAGGACTCTTCGATCCAGCTCATAGGAAATTCTGCAAGGAAGAAAACACTTTGGAAAATAACCAGTAAGATCGCTAAAAAGACTACATAGCCCCAGAATTTATGTACTAAAACTTTATCCAGTTTTTCAGTTAATAATTCTTTGAATTGAACTTTTTTAGAAATGACATCTTCCAGTATTCGGTCTACATTTTGATATCGTCTTACAGTTTCCTGAACCTGTAATCTTTTCGGTACTAAGCTTTTAGAATCGGATTCGTTTAGCTGTTCCATTACTGAGCTTATTCTGCTAAGGTCTGTTCCCAATGAAAGGCTCATCCAGGCTTTATATTCATTATCGAAACCTTTATGTGCTGCAAGTTTCTGAATAAAATCTCTATGTTCGTTCGGTGTTTCAAAAGAAACATGATCTGTTTTTACAAATTCATTATTGTAAACAGCTTCTCTTACTTCCTCAATCCCGATCTGCTCCTTGGCATTGGTCTGGATAATTTTAATCCCCAATGCTTCGGAAAATTTTTGAATATCGATGGTGATTCCTCTTCTTTCTGCCTGATCAATCTGATTGACAATCAGAATCATTGGAATTCCAAGATCCTGAATCTGCTGAAACAGAAGCAGTCCTCTTTTTAAACTTAATGCTTCAAGAATATAAACAACTCCTGCGTAGCTTTTCTGCTCATCGATAAGGTATTTGGAAAAAATAGCTTCATCTTCTGAACTCGGGTATACACTGTAAGAACCTGGAAGGTCTATCACCTCCACTTCTTCATTTTTATAAGTATAGTTCCCCGAATGACTTGCAACGGTAACGCCGGCATAGTTCCCGGTCTTCTGCTTTTTGTTGCAAAGCGTATTGAAAACCGTTGACTTTCCTACATTAGGATTTCCGACTAAAAGTATCTGTTTTTTCTTGTTTTCCTGCATTAATTCAATTCTTCAACAATGATGTAATCTCCTTCTTCCTCGCGAAGAGCAATCCGGCTTTTTTCTGCTCCAAACTCCACATACATTGGCCCGCTGAACGGAGCCTGATACAAAATTCTGAAAGTGGTTTCCGGAAGAAGTCCCATTTCAATAATTTTATTGGGCATTTTCAGATGGTCGTTATCATACCCCAATATCTTCCCCATTTTGTTTTTAGGGAATCCACTTAATTTATGTAATCCTTTCTCTTTCAAAGCCTAATTTTTAGTCCTGCAAATATACGCTATTTAAATTTAATCTAAATAACGTTTGGGGATAAAAGAAAAGAGGTTGTTTGAATAGTCAAGCCTTCACTTAAGAATTGAAAATTTGAATATTTTTTTATGGAGAGATACTAATAATGTTTAATAAATAATAATGTTTAATAAAAAAGAAGGTGCCAAAAAGTTTGGACACCTTCTTTTTAAAGTTATTCTTTTTATCATTATGGATTTACAACTTCTGATATTGCTTGAAGACAGGCTAACAAAGCTCCCATATTTGTTGGAACAGGAGCATTAAAAGCAACTGCACAAATACTAATGTCTTGTTTATTAGTAAGTGAAATTTTTTTTACTACTTTTTCTTCTTGCTGAATCGTTTTTTTTGCAACTAAAACTTTTTGTTCTTGTTTAGAAAAAATTGTTTTTACTTTTGGCTCTTCCGTTTTTGCAAATAACATTGCAGATGTTGTTAATAACAACATGAAAATAATTTTTCTCATTATAATAATATTTTTATTTGTTGTAAAACAAACATATAATGAAAAATAACAAAATCAAATTTTTGTTATTTAAATTTAAAAAACAAATACTTATTCTAAAATATCATTTCAAATTAGAGTTTATTTTCAGTACTTTCTAGTTATTAAAAGAACGTTTTTAACAAAAAGAAATCAACCCAAACACATTGCTGTATCTGGGTTGATTCAAAATATAATTTAGTTGATATGAATGCTTATTTTTTCTTCTTGTCTGAAGCTTGCTTTTTTTCTATTGGATTGTCATTGGCATTGAAAAAATCTTTAGCCATTTTTTCTTGTTTTTTTGCCATTTCTCCAATTGTTATATCAGATCCTGGCATTTTCATATTCATCATTTCAGGAGTAATCTTTTGACGAAATTCTGCCATAGGATCTTGTTTAAAGCTAGCATAAGCCTTTTCAAACTTATCTTTTGTTGTAGGTGTTACGGTTTGAGGAACTCCATATTTTGCATTGATCTTATCTGAATTGGACATTTCTTCATAGTTTTCAATCTTTTTATTTCCACTTAGTTTCCAAGAATAGTTTTTCTCTGAATCTTCAATTTTAACAATTAAACCAGGAAGCCCATAAAATTTGTATGGCCCATCTTGAAAAGGAATA
Coding sequences within:
- the feoB gene encoding ferrous iron transport protein B → MQENKKKQILLVGNPNVGKSTVFNTLCNKKQKTGNYAGVTVASHSGNYTYKNEEVEVIDLPGSYSVYPSSEDEAIFSKYLIDEQKSYAGVVYILEALSLKRGLLLFQQIQDLGIPMILIVNQIDQAERRGITIDIQKFSEALGIKIIQTNAKEQIGIEEVREAVYNNEFVKTDHVSFETPNEHRDFIQKLAAHKGFDNEYKAWMSLSLGTDLSRISSVMEQLNESDSKSLVPKRLQVQETVRRYQNVDRILEDVISKKVQFKELLTEKLDKVLVHKFWGYVVFLAILLVIFQSVFFLAEFPMSWIEESFSWLAAFTSEHLPEGPINSLISNGIVPGIGGIVVFAPQIGILLYFLYLLEDSGYMARVVFLMDRLLRPFGLNGKSIVPLVSGTACAIPAVISTRNIENVKERLLTILVTPFMTCSARLPVYSIIIGLIISEGTFLGIKYKALVLMGMYLLGFLVALFSAAILKRFIKSKGKTYLVMDLPAYKKPLFGYDFKMVLGKVWDFITGAGKIIFIVSVIIWFLSYFGPSQKTDEFVATDVHLDHSYLAKMGKGIEPVIAPLGYDWKMGVGILTSFVAREVFVGTMSTLYSLEDDAPEVKVIDKMRRDVKPNGEKVFSFATGISVLLFYAFAMQCVSTLAVVYRETKSWKWTGFQVVMMTGLAYFVSMIVYQILK
- a CDS encoding FeoA family protein, whose translation is MKEKGLHKLSGFPKNKMGKILGYDNDHLKMPNKIIEMGLLPETTFRILYQAPFSGPMYVEFGAEKSRIALREEEGDYIIVEELN